A window of Kineococcus rhizosphaerae genomic DNA:
GACGACCAGCCCGACGACGGCGCCCGGCACGGGCAGGTGCGTGAGGTCGACGAGCAGCGTCCCGAGCAGCTGCAGCCCGAGCAGCAGCGCGAGCGCGGCCAGGACCGAGCGGGCCCCGTCGGTCTCGGCGGTCCTCAGTCCCACCAGAACCTCCACGCACCGGCGCCGACCAGCTGCTCCGCGTGCCCGACGACGTCGCCCGGCCCGTTCTGGACGATCTCGTCGCAGCAGAACGCCAGGTGCTCGGCCGCGACGGGCACGGCCGCCTCGAGGGAGGTGGGCGGGGCCGCGACGCTCAGCCGGACGGTGTCGAAACCCAGCGCGACGAGCCGGGTGGAGAACCGGTCCTCCCAGCTGCGCAGGACGGCCGACAGGGTCGCGGGGGCGACGTCGGAGTTGACGGCGCCGTACCAGCCGATCGCGGCGAGGACGTCGGCCCCGCGGTCGACGGCGACGAGCCCGAGGTGCCGGTGGGGGCCGTGGTCGAGCAGTTCGCAGGCGAACCGCTCCGCCGCGGCGAGGGGGTCGGTGACCGCGGGCAGCGCGGGCGAGAGCCCCGGCCAGGCGGGTGGCGGCCCGGTGGGCGGTTCCTCCCCGTCGTCCTCGTCCTCCCAGTCGTCCTCGTCCTCGAGCGCGGCGGCGTACTCCCCCGCGAGGAACGTCTCGACGTCGAGGGGGACGACGTCGTCGGGACCGGAGAACTCCCCCACGGTCCAGGGCCGTTCGACGTCGCCGACCTCCAGCCCCTCCAGGAGGACGGGCCACAGCCCCGTCGCGGGGTGCAGACGGGCGAGGCGGCCCCAGTCGTCGCGGGCGGCGGGCGCCG
This region includes:
- a CDS encoding DUF4253 domain-containing protein, whose product is MARHPRPALPDLVDDVPGLPPGRLVAPVGVPGAGPVVWVSAAPAARDDWGRLARLHPATGLWPVLLEGLEVGDVERPWTVGEFSGPDDVVPLDVETFLAGEYAAALEDEDDWEDEDDGEEPPTGPPPAWPGLSPALPAVTDPLAAAERFACELLDHGPHRHLGLVAVDRGADVLAAIGWYGAVNSDVAPATLSAVLRSWEDRFSTRLVALGFDTVRLSVAAPPTSLEAAVPVAAEHLAFCCDEIVQNGPGDVVGHAEQLVGAGAWRFWWD